The Sphingobium yanoikuyae genome contains a region encoding:
- a CDS encoding ArdC family protein has translation MSKPARTGRDAAAEISAIIIDRLEKGVPPWTRPWRTSGSGGRPLRHCGTPYTGINNLLLWALGDMHGYRSRYWMTYRQASELGAQVRRGEQGALSLYYSSFKKTETDAVSGEAVERSIRFLRHYIVFNADQIDGLPGYYYPPEVPATPLSPSLRQAAIDSFFAAIPADVRHGGNGAFYSPTFDYIQMPKRSSFISMDHYASVRVHETGHWTGHGDRLARTFGKRFGDKAYAFEELVAEITAGLVCAELGLPNELHDSHASYVGHWLGILKADKTAIIHAASKAEQAFAYLTAFGEAGQAGSAPPPALAAAA, from the coding sequence ATGTCCAAGCCTGCACGAACCGGCCGGGATGCCGCGGCCGAAATCAGCGCCATCATCATCGATCGCCTTGAAAAGGGCGTACCGCCCTGGACCCGGCCCTGGCGCACGAGTGGCAGCGGCGGCCGGCCGCTCCGGCACTGCGGCACGCCCTATACGGGGATCAACAATCTCCTGCTTTGGGCGCTCGGCGACATGCACGGCTACCGGTCGCGCTACTGGATGACCTATCGGCAGGCGAGCGAGCTCGGCGCGCAGGTCCGCCGCGGAGAGCAGGGTGCCCTGTCCCTCTATTATTCCTCGTTCAAGAAGACCGAGACAGACGCCGTGAGCGGTGAGGCCGTGGAACGCAGCATCCGCTTCCTGCGCCATTACATCGTCTTCAACGCCGACCAGATCGATGGCCTGCCCGGCTATTATTACCCGCCCGAGGTGCCGGCCACGCCGCTGTCCCCCTCTCTGCGGCAAGCGGCGATCGACAGCTTCTTCGCGGCGATCCCCGCCGATGTCCGTCATGGCGGCAACGGCGCCTTCTACTCGCCCACCTTCGACTATATCCAGATGCCCAAGCGCTCGAGCTTCATCTCGATGGACCATTATGCGAGCGTTAGGGTCCATGAAACGGGGCATTGGACCGGCCATGGCGACCGGCTCGCGCGCACCTTCGGCAAACGCTTCGGCGACAAGGCCTACGCATTCGAGGAACTTGTCGCCGAGATCACCGCCGGGCTGGTCTGCGCCGAGCTTGGCCTCCCCAACGAGTTGCACGACAGCCACGCGAGCTATGTTGGCCACTGGCTCGGCATCCTCAAGGCCGACAAGACCGCCATCATCCACGCTGCGTCCAAGGCCGAACAGGCCTTCGCCTATCTGACGGCGTTCGGCGAGGCCGGGCAAGCGGGCAGCGCCCCGCCGCCCGCACTTGCCGCGGCTGCATGA
- a CDS encoding DUF6927 domain-containing protein, whose amino-acid sequence MGWLTMSRHSMGGHATAKAYLDDQFTYERDHPKGGTRGLKVLASSCPANRVYYAAAQVTRDGIGGEVFAIVCLVLWNPRSASGENFGYKDMTENMGPCEAACPAAILDLLTPTTNEHALDWRRRCREALARRSRKIETGARIKLPAPVRFSDGHVGEEFIVDRIGRRVILRDPETRMPYRIGRFMDQAWTIVPETKVHKTLFA is encoded by the coding sequence ATGGGTTGGCTCACCATGTCTCGCCATTCGATGGGGGGGCACGCAACCGCGAAAGCCTATCTCGACGACCAGTTCACCTATGAGCGCGACCATCCCAAGGGCGGCACGCGCGGCCTCAAGGTGCTCGCCTCGTCCTGCCCTGCAAACCGCGTCTATTATGCGGCCGCTCAGGTGACACGCGACGGCATTGGCGGCGAGGTCTTCGCCATCGTCTGCCTCGTCCTGTGGAACCCGCGCAGCGCGAGCGGCGAAAATTTTGGCTACAAGGATATGACGGAAAATATGGGCCCCTGCGAGGCTGCCTGTCCCGCCGCGATCCTCGATCTTCTGACACCGACCACAAACGAGCATGCGCTCGACTGGCGACGTCGCTGCCGCGAGGCGCTCGCCCGCCGTTCCCGAAAGATCGAGACCGGCGCTCGCATCAAGCTGCCCGCGCCGGTCCGGTTCTCCGACGGGCATGTGGGCGAAGAATTCATCGTTGACCGGATCGGCCGCCGGGTCATCCTGCGCGATCCCGAGACGCGCATGCCCTACCGGATTGGCCGCTTCATGGACCAGGCCTGGACGATCGTCCCGGAGACCAAGGTCCACAAGACCCTCTTCGCCTGA
- a CDS encoding thermonuclease family protein: MMGRKVMLSSVFAALLMGSSLSDAQSFHARGRALDGDTVAVDIRLLGIDAFETRQMCERRNGCWSCGKAAQDLAARALRDAEAVITLTPSSTYGRPVATVTVRGADLGETLLRAGLAIPQSQYLRRDPARRARYEAAFAEAQGRKAGAFAGTWLPPARWRKGERLACERRQ, encoded by the coding sequence ATGATGGGTCGCAAGGTCATGCTCTCAAGCGTCTTTGCAGCCCTGCTTATGGGCTCCAGCCTGTCGGACGCCCAGAGCTTCCATGCGCGCGGCCGCGCGCTCGACGGCGATACAGTCGCTGTTGATATCCGCCTGCTCGGGATCGATGCCTTCGAGACAAGGCAGATGTGCGAGCGCCGGAACGGCTGCTGGTCGTGCGGCAAGGCCGCGCAGGATCTCGCAGCACGGGCTCTGCGCGACGCCGAGGCGGTCATCACGTTGACGCCCTCATCAACCTATGGCCGTCCGGTCGCCACCGTGACCGTTCGCGGCGCTGACCTCGGCGAGACGCTGCTCCGCGCCGGGCTTGCAATCCCGCAATCGCAGTATCTTCGCCGCGATCCCGCGCGCCGCGCGCGCTATGAGGCGGCCTTCGCCGAGGCCCAAGGCCGCAAGGCAGGGGCCTTTGCCGGCACCTGGCTGCCCCCCGCACGATGGCGCAAGGGCGAACGCCTCGCCTGCGAGCGCCGACAATAA
- a CDS encoding DUF7221 family queuine tRNA-ribosyltransferase-like protein has product MVTSSSQSRAITLMVGLPHLRSGPLLARARSLALPVLVSANAFSRWVDAAQGREWAGWKLQGLKNATRLHSLCLDSAGFSAMARYGGFPWTIDDYVALASAFPFRWWASLDYCVEQEVARDREEVLDRIARTVRANIECHARAVDRNIASTFLPVIQGRLPQDYERCATALAGLVERHTLIGVGSMCRRPIHGDAGLIAVVDHLDRVLPPAVRLHLFGVKGAAIPFLKPFARRVASIDSQAYGIAARSKARAHGCRKSDDLVADEMERWVEQQRARLRQPARALPIAAPAIAPPLRFDPWEEAIAQAREDLRALIESGDLDHDAPVTGWVEQWAADLMHVEA; this is encoded by the coding sequence ATGGTTACGTCCTCATCCCAATCGCGCGCGATCACGCTGATGGTCGGGCTGCCGCATCTTCGCTCCGGCCCGCTGCTCGCCCGCGCGCGCAGCCTTGCGCTGCCGGTCCTCGTCTCCGCCAACGCCTTCTCCCGCTGGGTGGACGCAGCGCAGGGACGTGAATGGGCCGGCTGGAAACTCCAGGGCCTGAAGAATGCGACCCGTCTCCACAGTCTTTGCCTGGACAGTGCCGGGTTCAGCGCCATGGCTCGCTATGGCGGCTTTCCCTGGACCATCGACGACTATGTCGCGCTCGCATCTGCCTTTCCCTTTCGCTGGTGGGCGAGCCTCGACTATTGCGTGGAGCAGGAGGTTGCCCGAGACCGCGAGGAGGTTCTCGACCGGATCGCGCGCACCGTCCGGGCCAATATCGAATGTCATGCGCGCGCTGTCGATCGGAATATCGCCAGCACGTTCCTGCCGGTCATCCAGGGCCGCCTGCCGCAAGATTACGAACGCTGCGCCACTGCGCTCGCAGGCCTTGTCGAGCGTCATACCCTCATCGGTGTCGGATCGATGTGCCGAAGACCCATCCATGGCGACGCCGGTCTCATCGCGGTGGTGGATCATCTCGACCGCGTCCTGCCGCCAGCGGTGCGGTTGCATCTCTTCGGCGTGAAGGGCGCGGCCATTCCCTTCCTCAAACCCTTCGCGCGCCGCGTCGCCTCGATCGACAGCCAGGCCTATGGCATCGCAGCGCGCAGCAAGGCGCGGGCGCATGGTTGTCGAAAGTCCGATGACCTCGTCGCCGACGAGATGGAGCGGTGGGTCGAGCAGCAGCGGGCGCGGCTACGCCAGCCTGCCCGCGCCCTGCCGATCGCGGCGCCAGCGATAGCGCCGCCGCTGCGGTTCGATCCTTGGGAAGAGGCGATCGCCCAAGCGCGGGAGGATCTGCGCGCGCTCATCGAAAGCGGCGACCTCGATCATGATGCGCCTGTGACCGGATGGGTCGAGCAATGGGCCGCAGACCTGATGCACGTTGAGGCTTGA